Proteins encoded in a region of the Paenibacillus pedocola genome:
- a CDS encoding ClpP family protease encodes MSNNEGIQPEEVKPASQEPILPGTVGVLKELGQTVVPSGEPDIFCMTIIGQIEGHFVLPPHNKTTKYEHIIPQLVAAEQNKNIKGLLIILNTVGGDVEAGLAIAEMIASLSKPTVTVVIGGGHSIGVPIAVASSYSIIAESATMTIHPIRMNGLVIGVPQTFEYMERMQERMVRFVTSHSRISEQQFKDLMFKTGELNRDIGTAVGGYDAVKYGLMDEVGGIGAALAHLNTMIAGTSASNVSGELMQGGLTQ; translated from the coding sequence ATGAGCAATAACGAGGGAATTCAGCCGGAGGAGGTAAAACCTGCCTCTCAAGAACCAATTCTTCCCGGAACGGTCGGGGTACTGAAAGAATTGGGGCAGACGGTGGTCCCTAGCGGGGAGCCGGATATTTTCTGCATGACAATTATCGGCCAGATTGAAGGGCATTTCGTGCTGCCGCCGCATAATAAGACCACCAAATATGAGCATATCATTCCTCAGCTCGTTGCGGCGGAGCAGAACAAGAACATCAAAGGTCTTCTGATCATTCTCAATACAGTCGGGGGCGATGTGGAGGCAGGGCTGGCAATTGCCGAGATGATAGCTTCTTTATCCAAGCCTACTGTAACTGTGGTCATCGGCGGCGGTCATAGCATCGGTGTGCCTATCGCTGTAGCCTCAAGCTATTCGATCATTGCGGAGAGCGCCACGATGACAATTCATCCGATCCGTATGAACGGGCTGGTGATCGGTGTACCGCAGACGTTTGAGTATATGGAGCGGATGCAGGAGCGGATGGTCCGGTTTGTCACCTCTCATTCCCGGATCAGTGAACAGCAATTTAAGGATCTGATGTTCAAAACCGGTGAGCTTAACCGCGATATCGGTACAGCAGTTGGTGGGTATGATGCCGTTAAATACGGCTTAATGGATGAGGTAGGCGGGATAGGGGCTGCCCTGGCCCATCTTAATACTATGATTGCCGGCACGTCTGCTTCGAATGTATCCGGTGAGCTGATGCAGGGGGGGCTGACTCAATGA
- a CDS encoding ribonuclease J, translating into MSKKNNNDKLMIFALGGVGEIGKNMYVVQYGNDIVVVDAGLKFPEEDMLGIDIVIPDISYLTENRDKVRGIVLTHGHEDHIGGLSYVLKNLNVPVYGTRLTLGLVDNKLKEANLLGETKRILINEDSEIELGTSLRVTFFRTNHSIPDSVGVCIETPEGNVVHTGDFKFDHTPVNGQFANLHRMAEIGQKGVLALMSDSTNAEKPGFTPSEKNVGIVLEDIFRKADQRVVVATFASNVHRIQQVVNAAESTGRKITVIGRSMVNVVAIASELGYLHVPDGMLIEPEEMNRMAGNRVVVLCTGSQGEPMSALTRMARSSHRKVDILPGDTVIIAATPVPGNEKYVGRTIDELFRLGANVIYSGSNSGVHVSGHGSQEELKLMLNLMKPKYFIPIHGEYRMQRRHALLAESVGVESSNIFITEIGEIVEIQGGAARRAGKVTAGNVLIDGLGVGDVGNIVLRDRKLLSQDGILVVVVTLSKQNGAIVSGPDIISRGFVYVRESEGLLDEANRIVSGTLQRLMSEKVNEWASLKTSVKDSLGRFLYEQTRRRPMILPIIMEV; encoded by the coding sequence TTGTCCAAAAAAAATAACAACGATAAATTGATGATTTTCGCTTTGGGCGGAGTCGGAGAAATCGGGAAAAACATGTATGTAGTTCAATACGGAAACGACATTGTGGTCGTGGATGCGGGACTGAAGTTCCCGGAAGAGGACATGCTCGGTATTGATATTGTTATCCCTGATATCTCGTACTTGACGGAGAACCGTGACAAAGTAAGAGGTATTGTACTCACTCATGGACACGAAGATCACATTGGCGGTCTTTCGTATGTGCTGAAGAATTTGAATGTTCCGGTGTACGGGACAAGACTTACATTGGGCCTTGTTGATAACAAGCTCAAGGAAGCCAATCTGCTTGGCGAAACCAAGCGGATTCTGATCAATGAAGATTCTGAGATTGAACTGGGAACTTCCCTGCGGGTTACGTTCTTCAGAACCAACCACAGTATTCCTGACTCAGTCGGCGTATGCATCGAGACACCGGAAGGCAATGTCGTTCATACAGGAGACTTCAAATTTGACCATACACCAGTCAACGGTCAATTTGCTAACCTGCACCGGATGGCGGAAATCGGGCAAAAAGGTGTGCTTGCACTTATGTCCGACAGTACCAATGCCGAGAAACCGGGCTTCACACCATCAGAGAAAAATGTCGGCATCGTGCTGGAGGATATCTTCCGCAAAGCCGATCAGCGCGTTGTAGTTGCTACTTTTGCATCGAACGTACACCGTATTCAGCAGGTGGTGAACGCCGCTGAATCCACTGGACGCAAGATTACAGTAATCGGACGCAGTATGGTGAATGTTGTCGCAATTGCTTCCGAGCTGGGATATTTGCACGTGCCGGACGGCATGCTGATTGAACCGGAAGAAATGAACAGAATGGCTGGCAACCGCGTGGTTGTGCTTTGCACAGGCAGCCAGGGCGAACCGATGTCGGCACTTACCCGCATGGCACGCTCCAGTCACCGCAAGGTGGACATTCTGCCGGGCGACACTGTTATCATTGCGGCAACTCCGGTTCCGGGCAACGAGAAATATGTCGGCCGTACAATTGATGAACTGTTCCGCCTAGGGGCCAACGTCATTTATAGCGGATCCAATTCCGGTGTTCACGTATCCGGTCACGGCAGCCAGGAAGAGCTCAAGCTGATGCTTAACCTGATGAAGCCGAAATACTTCATTCCGATCCACGGTGAATACCGGATGCAGCGCAGACATGCACTGCTGGCAGAATCCGTAGGGGTAGAATCCAGTAATATTTTCATCACAGAAATTGGTGAAATTGTTGAAATTCAGGGCGGAGCAGCGCGCAGAGCCGGTAAGGTTACAGCAGGCAACGTGCTGATCGACGGTCTGGGTGTAGGCGATGTCGGTAATATCGTATTGCGTGACCGTAAGCTGCTGTCCCAGGACGGTATCCTCGTGGTTGTTGTAACGCTGAGCAAGCAGAACGGAGCCATTGTCTCCGGACCGGATATCATTTCCCGCGGCTTTGTATATGTCCGTGAGTCCGAAGGGCTCCTGGATGAAGCTAACCGGATTGTTTCCGGCACGCTTCAGCGCCTGATGAGCGAGAAGGTCAATGAATGGGCTTCGCTCAAAACAAGCGTAAAAGATTCGCTCGGCCGTTTCCTGTATGAACAGACACGCCGCAGACCGATGATTTTGCCAATTATCATGGAAGTGTAA
- the dapA gene encoding 4-hydroxy-tetrahydrodipicolinate synthase — MDFGRLITAMVTPFDGDGEINWEATSRLVDYLIEEQKSEALVVCGTTGESPTLTEEEKLQLFSYVLKKADGRCKIIAGTGSNSTRHSIHLTKEAEKLGVDGVLLVVPYYNKPNQEGLYQHFSAIAADTSLPCILYNVPSRTSVSMSAATTLRLAEIPNIVATKECVSVDQITLIATSCPDDFHVYSGDDSAGLATLAVGGHGIISVASHVIGAQMSEMINAFLSGDVQRAGAKHRQLFPVFKGLFECPQPLPNPAAVKYALGLRGIDVGSVRLPLVGPNEAEAAFIEALLN, encoded by the coding sequence GTGGATTTCGGTAGACTAATCACTGCGATGGTAACACCCTTTGACGGGGATGGAGAAATCAACTGGGAAGCAACTTCCCGGTTAGTGGATTATTTGATTGAAGAGCAGAAATCCGAAGCACTGGTGGTTTGCGGAACGACCGGGGAATCACCCACCTTAACCGAAGAGGAGAAGCTGCAGCTGTTCTCTTATGTTCTGAAAAAAGCGGACGGACGCTGTAAGATCATCGCCGGAACGGGCAGCAATAGCACCAGACATTCCATACATCTTACGAAGGAAGCGGAGAAACTCGGCGTAGACGGAGTGCTTCTTGTCGTTCCTTACTACAACAAACCGAATCAGGAGGGGCTGTATCAGCATTTCTCGGCAATTGCTGCGGATACTTCGCTGCCCTGTATTCTTTATAATGTTCCCAGCCGTACAAGTGTTAGCATGAGCGCTGCAACAACGCTGAGGCTGGCTGAGATTCCGAATATCGTTGCCACGAAGGAATGTGTATCCGTGGATCAGATTACACTGATCGCAACATCTTGTCCTGATGATTTTCATGTGTATTCCGGTGATGATTCTGCAGGCCTGGCTACACTTGCCGTCGGCGGACATGGTATTATCAGCGTGGCCAGCCATGTGATCGGTGCGCAAATGTCAGAGATGATTAATGCTTTTCTCTCCGGCGATGTGCAGCGCGCAGGCGCGAAGCACCGTCAGCTGTTTCCGGTGTTCAAGGGGCTGTTTGAATGTCCTCAGCCGCTGCCTAACCCTGCTGCTGTGAAATACGCCCTCGGACTGCGCGGAATCGATGTAGGCTCTGTGCGGCTCCCCCTGGTGGGGCCGAATGAAGCAGAGGCCGCATTTATTGAGGCCCTGCTGAATTAG
- the dapG gene encoding aspartate kinase, producing the protein MGILVQKFGGTSLSTPMAREHVIRHVKRELASGFSLVVVVSAMGRKGEPYATDTLLDWAVQNGNSLPDREKDLLMCCGEIISATTLCGLLEQEGIRSTVLTGAQAGFLTDSSYGNARILDVRTERILRELREHKVVIVTGFQGQTEAGDFTTLGRGGSDTSATALGAALRADMVDIYTDVDGILTADPRIVEDAKPLTYVSYTEICNMAYQGAKVIHPRAVEIAMQAQVPVRVRSTFSEAEGTLVTHPEGFSDVSHGIVDRFVTGIAYVSNITQISVECPDGNGTGVQLQIFKSMADSGISVDFINVTPSEALYTVNDDKSEQAIAALQELGLRPKSLSGCAKVSVIGGGINGVPGIMARIVEALSSQNIQILQSADSNTTIWVLVKKEDMVQSLRALHAKFELHR; encoded by the coding sequence ATGGGTATTTTAGTGCAAAAATTCGGCGGTACCTCACTTTCCACTCCGATGGCCAGAGAGCATGTTATCCGCCATGTCAAACGGGAACTTGCCAGCGGATTCAGCCTTGTTGTTGTAGTGTCAGCCATGGGTCGCAAAGGCGAACCTTATGCTACTGACACGTTGCTGGACTGGGCCGTGCAGAACGGAAATTCGCTGCCGGACCGAGAAAAGGACCTTCTGATGTGCTGCGGAGAGATCATCTCTGCAACTACACTATGCGGATTGCTGGAGCAGGAAGGCATCCGTTCGACCGTGCTGACAGGGGCTCAGGCGGGCTTTTTGACTGACAGCAGCTACGGCAATGCAAGAATTCTGGATGTGCGCACAGAACGGATTCTACGGGAACTGCGTGAGCATAAAGTAGTAATAGTAACCGGGTTTCAGGGTCAGACCGAAGCCGGGGATTTCACAACTCTTGGAAGAGGCGGCAGCGATACCTCGGCTACGGCCCTGGGAGCTGCACTTCGTGCGGATATGGTCGATATTTATACCGATGTAGATGGAATTCTCACGGCTGATCCGCGGATTGTGGAAGATGCAAAGCCGCTGACCTATGTCAGTTATACTGAAATCTGTAATATGGCATACCAGGGGGCTAAGGTCATTCATCCGCGTGCCGTGGAGATTGCCATGCAGGCCCAGGTTCCGGTCCGTGTGCGCTCTACGTTCTCCGAAGCGGAAGGAACACTGGTCACCCATCCTGAAGGGTTCAGTGACGTTTCCCACGGCATTGTAGACCGTTTTGTGACGGGTATCGCCTATGTAAGCAATATTACGCAAATATCCGTGGAATGTCCTGATGGGAACGGCACGGGAGTGCAGCTGCAGATTTTCAAGAGTATGGCCGACAGCGGTATCAGTGTGGATTTTATCAATGTAACGCCGTCGGAAGCACTATATACTGTAAATGACGACAAATCAGAGCAGGCGATCGCTGCGCTCCAGGAGCTGGGACTCCGGCCCAAAAGCCTGTCCGGCTGTGCCAAAGTATCGGTCATCGGCGGCGGTATTAACGGTGTGCCCGGAATCATGGCCCGGATCGTTGAAGCACTGAGCTCGCAAAATATTCAGATTCTGCAGTCGGCAGATTCGAATACCACTATTTGGGTTCTTGTGAAGAAGGAAGATATGGTGCAGTCGCTGCGTGCGCTGCATGCTAAATTTGAATTGCACCGCTGA
- the dpsA gene encoding dipicolinate synthase subunit DpsA, producing MLTGIRTVFLGGDARQLEVIRKCVEMDAIVYAAGFEKWETPIPDVKLEPLSPELLGCADVLVLPAAGCDEEGNLTAAFSSGPIRLLEEHFAALPTGCTVYTGIAKNYLRSLCASHSLRLVELLSRDDVAIYNSIPTAEGALVVAIQNTDFTIHGSCSVVLGMGRIGFTMARTLQGLGARVKMGVSKPEQYARAEEMGWKPFRTDALLEQVKEADLIFNTIPSMILTAEVLSRIPKHCIIIDLASAPGGCDFRYAEQHGIKAIPALGLPGIVAPRTAGMIIGSALVQSISDEALHNRL from the coding sequence ATGCTGACTGGCATCAGGACCGTGTTCCTGGGCGGGGACGCAAGACAGCTTGAAGTGATCCGCAAATGTGTCGAAATGGATGCTATCGTCTATGCCGCCGGGTTTGAAAAATGGGAAACCCCTATTCCAGATGTCAAGCTGGAGCCGCTCTCGCCGGAACTGCTGGGCTGCGCGGATGTACTCGTGCTGCCGGCGGCGGGCTGTGACGAAGAGGGGAACCTGACCGCGGCGTTTTCTTCCGGCCCCATTCGGCTGCTGGAGGAACATTTTGCAGCGCTGCCAACAGGCTGTACGGTGTATACTGGTATAGCCAAAAACTATTTGCGCAGCCTGTGCGCCAGCCATTCGCTGAGACTGGTTGAATTGCTGAGCCGGGATGATGTGGCAATCTACAATTCTATTCCGACCGCAGAAGGCGCGCTGGTTGTGGCCATTCAGAATACCGATTTTACCATTCATGGTTCGTGCTCGGTGGTGCTTGGCATGGGCAGAATCGGGTTTACGATGGCCAGAACGCTGCAGGGACTGGGAGCCCGTGTCAAGATGGGAGTCAGCAAGCCGGAGCAATACGCGCGCGCAGAGGAGATGGGCTGGAAGCCCTTTAGGACTGATGCACTGCTGGAGCAGGTGAAGGAAGCTGATCTCATCTTTAATACCATACCGAGTATGATCCTTACAGCTGAGGTGCTATCGAGAATCCCTAAGCATTGCATCATTATTGATTTGGCCTCTGCCCCCGGGGGATGTGATTTCCGGTATGCAGAGCAGCATGGGATCAAGGCCATCCCTGCACTGGGACTTCCGGGTATTGTTGCTCCGAGAACAGCTGGAATGATTATAGGGAGTGCACTGGTACAGTCAATATCGGACGAGGCTTTGCATAACCGGCTGTAA
- a CDS encoding dipicolinate synthase subunit B gives MDWHGKTVGYAITGSHCTFAEVMPQIQRFMDGGANVVPIVSASVLNTDTRFGTSENWLKQLKDITGNDIISTIVEAEPLGPSKLLDVLTIAPCTGNTTSKLANAMTDSPVLMAAKSQMRNGRPLVLAISTNDGLGLNAANIAKLLVAKHIYFVPFGQDNPEGKPNSLVARMELIPEACYAALQGKQLQPMIIERFHSA, from the coding sequence ATGGATTGGCATGGAAAAACAGTAGGTTACGCCATCACCGGCTCACACTGCACGTTTGCTGAGGTGATGCCGCAGATTCAGCGGTTTATGGACGGAGGGGCCAATGTGGTGCCGATTGTTTCGGCATCAGTGCTGAACACGGACACACGCTTCGGCACATCGGAAAATTGGCTAAAACAGTTGAAAGATATAACGGGGAATGATATCATTTCTACAATTGTTGAAGCGGAACCGCTGGGTCCATCCAAGCTGCTCGATGTGCTCACCATAGCTCCTTGCACAGGGAATACAACGAGCAAACTGGCTAATGCGATGACTGACAGCCCTGTACTGATGGCAGCCAAATCGCAGATGCGTAATGGCCGTCCGCTCGTGCTGGCGATCTCCACCAATGACGGTCTGGGCCTGAACGCAGCGAATATTGCGAAGCTTCTGGTAGCCAAACATATTTATTTTGTACCGTTCGGCCAGGATAACCCCGAAGGCAAGCCCAATTCGCTTGTAGCGCGCATGGAACTCATTCCCGAGGCCTGCTACGCTGCCCTGCAGGGCAAACAGCTGCAGCCGATGATTATCGAACGGTTTCATTCAGCATAG
- the dpsA gene encoding dipicolinate synthase subunit DpsA: protein MLTGIRIVFLGGDARQLEVIRKCVEMDATVSAAGFEKWEAPSPGVNLAQLSPELLSSADVLVLPTVGCDEEGNINALFSTGRLQLLDEHAAALPQGSTVYTGMAKSYLRSLCAKYSLKLVELLNRDDVAIYNSIPTAEGALVMAIQNTDFTIHGSVSMVLGMGRTGFTMARALQGLGSTVKVGVRKQDHYARAEEMGWKPFMTGELLQQVTDTDLIFNTIPSMIITAQVLSRIPKHCVIIDLASAPGGCDFRYAEKRGIKAMLAPGLPGIVAPKSAGMIMGSALVQSISEETLNKGDQ from the coding sequence ATGCTTACTGGCATCAGGATCGTGTTCCTGGGCGGGGACGCGAGACAGCTTGAAGTTATTCGAAAATGCGTGGAAATGGATGCGACGGTAAGCGCCGCCGGATTCGAAAAATGGGAAGCCCCTAGCCCGGGGGTGAACCTGGCACAGCTGTCACCCGAGCTGCTCAGCAGTGCGGATGTACTGGTGCTGCCTACGGTAGGATGTGACGAGGAAGGGAATATCAACGCGCTGTTCTCCACCGGACGCCTGCAGCTGCTGGATGAGCATGCTGCAGCACTCCCGCAGGGCTCAACCGTATATACCGGTATGGCCAAAAGTTATTTGCGCAGTCTGTGCGCTAAGTATTCCTTGAAGCTCGTAGAGCTGCTGAACAGGGATGATGTAGCGATCTATAATTCCATTCCGACAGCGGAAGGCGCACTAGTCATGGCCATTCAGAATACCGATTTTACGATCCATGGTTCCGTATCGATGGTGCTGGGCATGGGCCGGACCGGATTTACGATGGCAAGGGCATTGCAGGGATTAGGCTCTACTGTAAAAGTGGGTGTGCGGAAGCAGGATCACTATGCCCGTGCGGAAGAGATGGGCTGGAAGCCCTTTATGACCGGTGAGCTGCTGCAGCAGGTGACGGATACCGACCTGATCTTTAATACCATACCGAGCATGATTATCACGGCGCAGGTGCTCTCCAGAATACCTAAGCATTGCGTCATTATTGATTTGGCCTCAGCTCCGGGCGGCTGTGATTTCCGGTATGCGGAGAAGCGGGGAATCAAGGCTATGCTTGCACCCGGATTGCCAGGGATCGTAGCCCCGAAAAGTGCCGGGATGATTATGGGAAGTGCGCTGGTACAGTCGATCTCGGAGGAGACTTTAAACAAGGGGGACCAATAA
- the dut gene encoding dUTP diphosphatase, whose product MSYYVQINKLPGNEDVLLPRKMSEQASGYDLYASVAEQVVLAPGERALIPTGIALAMPDGLEAQIRPRSGLAFKHGITCLNTPGTIDADYRGEIKVLLINLGQEPFAIARNERIAQMVFQAVPSVTLVEVEELSETERGAGGFGHTGK is encoded by the coding sequence TTGTCTTATTACGTTCAAATTAACAAGCTTCCGGGAAATGAGGATGTGCTGCTGCCGCGCAAAATGTCGGAGCAGGCATCCGGGTATGATTTGTATGCCTCTGTAGCCGAGCAGGTGGTGCTTGCTCCGGGTGAACGTGCACTGATCCCTACGGGAATCGCCCTGGCGATGCCGGACGGGCTGGAGGCACAAATCCGCCCGCGCAGCGGCCTGGCCTTTAAGCATGGCATCACCTGCCTGAACACACCGGGCACCATCGATGCTGATTACCGGGGGGAAATCAAGGTACTGCTGATTAACCTGGGTCAGGAGCCTTTTGCGATTGCCCGCAATGAGCGGATTGCCCAGATGGTCTTCCAGGCTGTTCCGTCTGTGACACTGGTCGAAGTTGAAGAGCTGTCTGAAACCGAGCGTGGTGCCGGCGGCTTTGGTCATACAGGGAAGTAA
- a CDS encoding M16 family metallopeptidase, giving the protein MEKIVLSNGLRVVTEKIPTGRSVSFGIWVKTGSRNENPLNNGISHFIEHMLFKGTDRFSAKDIAEQFDAIGGNVNAFTSKEYTCYYAKVLDEHLPIAVDVLSDMFFRSRMDAEELAKEKNVILEEISMCEDTPDDLVHDLMCAAAYGEHPLAYSILGLKERLLAMTPDDLRAYMKAQYTIENTVISVAGNIDDNLTGLLERHFGSFDNHGEAAALTAPEFHGELLFHRKKTEQNHICISLPGVQSGGPLQYPMVLLNNAIGGGMSSRLFQEIREKRGLAYSVYSYHSSQADSGLFTVYAGTAPKQTKEVTELIKEMMHELAVKGISEDELRKGKEQLKGSLILSLESTSSRMNRIGKNELMLGRHDTLDDMINKIGRVTMDDVNQLLDQMFAEPLALAMVGSTDKAIANVRRDDLVLLRSN; this is encoded by the coding sequence TTGGAAAAAATCGTATTATCAAACGGCCTGCGAGTGGTGACAGAGAAAATTCCCACCGGCCGATCCGTTTCCTTTGGAATCTGGGTCAAAACAGGCTCCCGCAATGAGAACCCCTTGAATAACGGGATTTCTCATTTTATTGAACATATGCTGTTTAAGGGCACTGACCGCTTCAGCGCCAAGGATATTGCCGAGCAGTTTGATGCGATTGGCGGCAACGTCAATGCGTTCACCTCGAAGGAATATACATGCTATTACGCAAAAGTGCTGGATGAGCATCTCCCGATTGCTGTGGATGTTCTCTCCGATATGTTCTTCCGTTCACGCATGGACGCCGAAGAATTGGCGAAGGAGAAGAATGTTATCCTCGAGGAGATCTCCATGTGCGAGGATACGCCGGACGATCTGGTCCATGACCTGATGTGCGCAGCCGCTTACGGGGAACACCCGCTTGCGTATTCAATTCTTGGTCTTAAGGAACGCCTGCTGGCAATGACGCCCGATGATCTGCGCGCCTATATGAAGGCTCAGTATACTATCGAAAATACGGTGATCAGCGTAGCGGGCAACATCGATGATAACCTGACCGGGCTGCTGGAGCGTCATTTTGGTTCTTTTGACAATCACGGCGAGGCTGCTGCGCTGACAGCACCTGAATTCCATGGAGAGCTGCTGTTCCACCGCAAAAAAACGGAGCAGAACCACATCTGCATATCCCTGCCGGGAGTTCAGAGCGGCGGACCGCTGCAATATCCGATGGTGCTCTTAAACAACGCTATTGGCGGTGGCATGAGCTCACGCCTGTTCCAGGAGATCCGGGAGAAGCGCGGACTGGCTTACTCCGTGTATTCTTATCATAGCTCCCAGGCGGACAGCGGCCTGTTCACCGTGTATGCGGGGACAGCGCCGAAGCAGACCAAAGAGGTTACGGAGCTGATCAAGGAAATGATGCATGAGCTTGCTGTAAAGGGCATCAGCGAAGATGAGCTGAGAAAAGGCAAGGAGCAGCTCAAAGGCAGTCTGATTCTAAGCCTGGAGAGCACCAGCAGCCGGATGAACCGGATCGGTAAAAACGAGCTGATGCTTGGAAGACATGATACACTGGATGACATGATCAACAAAATCGGGCGTGTAACGATGGATGATGTGAACCAGCTGCTGGATCAAATGTTTGCTGAACCTCTCGCACTGGCGATGGTCGGCTCCACAGATAAAGCGATTGCCAATGTTAGGAGAGATGATCTTGTCTTATTACGTTCAAATTAA
- a CDS encoding polysaccharide deacetylase family protein, translated as MKTDKAALVLACIAVVIGIGSTYRPVKEMLAQLKPEDGLAVMANHPKEQNEELRLLVQSEAAKLNAAPVDATVDRIWKAIPGYNGLEVDVEATYRNALLKGPGDGLKLVYRQIRPKVSLNDLGAHPIYRGNPAKPMVSLMINVAWGNQYIEPMLDILDEEKVKVTFFLDGSWLSKNKELAAEMQKRGHEMENHAYTHPNMSTLSRARAAAEIQKTQILLKESLGVTNQWFAPPSGDFDQETVDIAASLGLKTVLWTLDTVDWRNPSPESVIAKISAKTEPGTLILMHPTASSSKALKGMIRAIRAKGLQLGTVSQTLSAERLMPSEVE; from the coding sequence ATGAAGACGGACAAGGCAGCGCTTGTGCTGGCCTGTATTGCTGTTGTAATCGGTATTGGCAGCACATACAGACCCGTGAAGGAAATGCTGGCCCAGCTTAAGCCGGAGGATGGACTGGCCGTAATGGCTAATCATCCCAAGGAACAAAATGAAGAGCTGCGTTTACTGGTTCAGAGCGAGGCAGCCAAGCTGAATGCAGCACCTGTAGATGCCACTGTAGACCGCATTTGGAAAGCCATTCCGGGCTATAACGGGCTGGAGGTAGATGTAGAAGCAACGTACCGCAATGCACTGCTAAAAGGTCCGGGGGACGGCCTTAAGCTGGTTTACCGCCAAATCCGGCCCAAGGTCTCCTTAAATGATCTCGGGGCGCATCCGATCTACCGGGGCAATCCGGCCAAACCCATGGTCTCGCTGATGATCAACGTGGCCTGGGGCAATCAGTATATTGAACCGATGCTGGACATTTTGGATGAGGAAAAGGTGAAGGTGACCTTTTTTCTGGATGGCAGCTGGCTCAGTAAAAATAAAGAACTGGCTGCAGAGATGCAGAAGCGTGGTCACGAAATGGAGAATCATGCTTATACTCATCCGAATATGAGTACATTAAGCCGGGCGCGGGCGGCAGCGGAGATCCAGAAGACACAAATCCTCCTCAAGGAGAGCCTGGGAGTGACGAATCAGTGGTTCGCTCCCCCTTCAGGCGATTTTGATCAGGAAACGGTGGACATAGCTGCATCCCTGGGGCTGAAAACAGTGCTGTGGACGCTGGATACGGTCGATTGGCGGAATCCTTCCCCGGAATCAGTAATTGCTAAGATAAGTGCCAAGACAGAGCCGGGAACGCTGATACTGATGCATCCGACGGCATCTTCCTCCAAGGCACTGAAGGGCATGATACGGGCGATCAGAGCAAAGGGCCTGCAGCTTGGAACAGTCAGCCAGACGTTGTCAGCTGAGCGGCTGATGCCCTCTGAAGTTGAGTGA